A single window of Natronocella acetinitrilica DNA harbors:
- a CDS encoding RidA family protein has translation MPEFRNHASLPKPQFPGSHVVIDDRYVYVSGLEAVDIPGGDALLGDVPAETRLIMDTLSEMLAAVECSLADVVRVDVHLADIADIGAMDAVYAGYFPDGRYPARTCTGASGLFGGCRVEITMMARRP, from the coding sequence ATGCCCGAGTTCCGTAATCACGCCAGTCTGCCGAAACCGCAGTTTCCGGGTAGTCATGTGGTCATCGATGACCGGTATGTCTATGTGTCCGGACTTGAGGCGGTGGATATTCCCGGAGGCGATGCCCTGCTGGGCGACGTGCCGGCGGAAACCCGCTTGATCATGGATACTCTGTCGGAGATGCTGGCTGCCGTGGAGTGTAGCCTCGCGGATGTGGTGCGGGTGGATGTACACCTGGCGGATATCGCCGACATTGGCGCCATGGATGCCGTCTATGCCGGGTATTTTCCCGACGGCCGTTATCCGGCCCGCACCTGCACCGGGGCTTCAGGCCTGTTCGGCGGCTGTCGTGTCGAGATCACGATGATGGCGCGCCGTCCCTGA
- a CDS encoding FkbM family methyltransferase, protein MQLMASARLRRLVGTLRSICIYWRPGRQRGLRQLYSGFVRAGDLVFDVGAHVGDRTVAFAGLGARVVALEPQPQLLPVLRRVTRKLCRVTILTSAVGRETGEAELLLSAATPTVSTLSTDWVDSVKRDNQGFRGVAWDERVTVPVTTLDALIAQYGDPVFCKIDVEGFEAEVLAGLSRPIPAVSFEFVPGAEGVATDCITRLEALGRYEYNVVRGEQRQFLLAQWCDAVAMNQWLKEQASGGSGDVYARLATA, encoded by the coding sequence ATGCAATTGATGGCAAGCGCCCGCCTGCGCCGCCTTGTCGGCACGCTGCGCTCGATCTGCATCTACTGGCGGCCGGGCCGCCAGCGCGGGCTGCGCCAGCTTTACTCCGGGTTCGTTCGCGCGGGGGATCTGGTGTTTGACGTGGGTGCGCATGTGGGCGACCGCACCGTTGCCTTTGCCGGGCTCGGAGCACGGGTTGTGGCGCTGGAGCCGCAGCCGCAACTGCTGCCGGTGCTGCGCCGCGTCACGCGCAAACTCTGCCGTGTCACCATCCTCACCAGCGCCGTCGGCCGCGAGACGGGGGAGGCGGAGTTGTTGCTGAGCGCCGCCACTCCCACGGTCTCCACCCTGTCCACCGACTGGGTGGACTCGGTGAAACGGGATAATCAGGGGTTTCGCGGCGTGGCCTGGGACGAGCGTGTCACCGTCCCGGTGACCACGCTCGACGCCTTGATCGCTCAGTACGGCGACCCCGTGTTCTGCAAGATCGATGTCGAAGGGTTCGAGGCAGAAGTCCTGGCAGGATTGAGTCGTCCGATTCCGGCAGTCTCCTTCGAGTTCGTGCCGGGTGCCGAGGGCGTTGCAACGGACTGCATCACGCGGCTGGAAGCGCTGGGCCGCTACGAATACAACGTGGTGCGCGGTGAGCAGCGGCAGTTTCTGTTGGCCCAGTGGTGCGATGCGGTCGCGATGAATCAGTGGCTGAAAGAGCAAGCCAGCGGTGGCTCCGGGGACGTCTACGCACGACTTGCTACCGCTTAA
- the phbB gene encoding acetoacetyl-CoA reductase, translating to MGRVALVTGGTRGIGGAISRGLKAAGHTVAATYHGNDEAAEAFRKETGIAVFKWDVGDFDACQAGLEKVAAELGPVEVLVNNAGITKDGMLHKMAADQWNAVIQTNLTSAFNMCRAAIAGMRESGFGRIVNIASVNGQKGQMGQTNYAAAKAGLIGFSKSLALETAAKGITVNVVAPGYTETDMVAAVPQNVLDKIVAQIPVGRLGQADEIAHSVCFLASKEAGFITGATISINGGQYMA from the coding sequence ATGGGAAGAGTAGCTCTGGTTACAGGTGGCACGCGTGGAATCGGCGGTGCCATCTCGCGTGGTCTCAAGGCTGCCGGACACACGGTTGCGGCAACCTATCACGGCAATGACGAGGCGGCGGAGGCGTTCCGCAAGGAAACTGGCATCGCTGTATTCAAATGGGATGTGGGTGACTTTGATGCCTGCCAGGCTGGCCTCGAGAAGGTTGCCGCCGAGTTGGGTCCCGTCGAAGTGCTGGTCAACAATGCCGGCATCACCAAGGACGGCATGCTTCACAAGATGGCTGCAGACCAGTGGAACGCAGTGATCCAGACCAATCTGACCTCGGCCTTCAACATGTGCCGCGCCGCCATCGCCGGTATGCGTGAGAGCGGATTCGGCAGAATCGTGAATATCGCGTCGGTGAACGGCCAGAAGGGTCAGATGGGGCAGACCAACTATGCCGCCGCGAAGGCCGGCCTGATCGGTTTCAGCAAATCCCTGGCGCTGGAGACCGCAGCCAAGGGCATTACCGTCAACGTGGTGGCTCCGGGCTACACCGAGACGGATATGGTGGCTGCGGTACCGCAGAACGTGCTGGACAAGATTGTTGCCCAGATCCCCGTGGGGCGTCTTGGCCAGGCTGATGAAATCGCCCATTCCGTGTGTTTTCTCGCCAGCAAGGAGGCCGGCTTCATCACAGGCGCCACCATCAGCATCAACGGCGGCCAGTACATGGCCTGA
- a CDS encoding indolepyruvate ferredoxin oxidoreductase family protein: MATTSTATRRINLDDKYSAERGDIFLSGLQALVRLPLVQQRRDRAAGLNTAGFISGYRGSPLGGYDKLLWAAADELERHQITFQPGLNEDLAATAVWGSQQVGLFPAARYQGVFGLWYGKGPGVDRSGDALKHANLAGTSPHGGVLAVAGDDHACKSSSLPHQSEYAFMAAGIPVLNPAGVGELLHYGLHGWAMSRFSGCWVGLKALAEQMDASATLALDPDEPRIILPSDFAIPSDGLGIRRRDTPFAQEARLLEYKLAAAQAYVRANQLDTTTHDSAAAHLGIVTTGKSWLDLMQALDELGLDERKLRMIGMRVYKVAMTWPLEPTGLRAFARGLDEILVVEEKRGLVEDQLKDVLYDLPDGLRPRITGKRDEQGNWQLPATLELSPAQIARVVARRLRPYYVDADMERRLRQLNEREQDADRSNGGHVRVPHYCSGCPHSRSTRVPDGSRALAGIGCHYMAQWIQPRTETFTHMGAEGANWLGQAPFTDEPHVFQNLGDGTYFHSGILAIRAAVAAGVNMTYKLLWNDAVAMTGGQAVEGNPDIYRAVAQLRAEGVSRIELLSDESGQFDRGRLPAEIQPRDRSELETTQQQLRETTGVSVLIYVQSCATEKRRRRKRGMLPQAPRRVVINEAVCEGCGDCGRQSGCLSIVPKDTPWGRKRAIDQSSCNADYSCMDGFCPSFVSLRGAGLHSPERLDASVLGPLPEPKLPSLERPWRILIPGIGGTGVVTTSALLGMAAHIDGLASRTLDQAGLAQKFGAVTSHVQIAAQCSQLHAPRVSVGQADLVIAADLMVATGRDALLGMDPTRTSAVVNHHESVTGAFTQDGDKGVPVSLLERRLGESVRILYTLDVNRLTEALMGDTAASNVFLLGIAWQLGLIPISRKALEEAIRLNATAVERNLAAFHWGRQAAQRPAEVMATAGLKENPGGDEGLDERLRRHRDHLLAYQNDALADRHARVVDRARRLEQQLVPGSEAFTIAVAEGYLHLLAVKDEYEVARQLSRPAFIADLRRQFSGGKLEFHLAPPLISRRDPATGRPRKRTFGAWLLPVLRLVAAGSRLRNSWLDPFRYSTDRRLDRRLLATYEQWLERLFAQTTTDTLPIATTIAALPRTIRGFGPVREAAADSALREAELLWRRFEQPCRPQVIDANTGGKVVRFIARTG; encoded by the coding sequence ATGGCGACGACTTCGACAGCAACCCGACGCATCAATCTTGACGACAAGTACAGCGCCGAGCGCGGCGACATTTTCCTGAGTGGACTGCAGGCGCTGGTGCGCCTGCCACTGGTACAGCAACGCCGCGACCGGGCTGCCGGCCTGAATACGGCGGGGTTCATTTCCGGCTACCGCGGCTCGCCGCTTGGCGGCTACGACAAGCTGCTCTGGGCCGCCGCCGACGAACTGGAACGGCATCAGATTACTTTCCAACCCGGACTCAACGAGGATCTCGCGGCAACAGCAGTATGGGGCAGCCAGCAGGTGGGGCTGTTTCCCGCCGCGCGCTACCAGGGGGTTTTCGGCCTTTGGTACGGCAAGGGGCCGGGGGTGGACCGGAGCGGTGATGCCCTGAAGCATGCCAACCTTGCCGGGACCAGCCCCCATGGCGGCGTGCTGGCCGTTGCCGGCGACGACCACGCCTGTAAATCCTCTTCCCTGCCCCACCAGAGCGAGTACGCCTTCATGGCGGCGGGCATTCCGGTGCTCAATCCAGCTGGTGTCGGCGAACTGCTGCACTATGGCCTGCACGGATGGGCAATGTCCCGTTTCAGTGGCTGCTGGGTCGGACTGAAGGCCCTTGCCGAGCAGATGGACGCCTCCGCGACCCTGGCTTTGGATCCGGACGAACCGCGCATCATCCTGCCATCGGATTTCGCCATACCCAGCGACGGGCTCGGCATCCGGCGCAGGGATACCCCATTCGCGCAGGAGGCCCGCCTGCTCGAATACAAGCTGGCCGCCGCCCAGGCCTACGTCCGGGCCAACCAACTCGACACCACGACCCATGACAGCGCCGCTGCGCACCTGGGCATTGTCACCACGGGGAAATCGTGGCTGGACCTGATGCAGGCCCTGGACGAACTGGGGCTGGACGAGCGCAAGCTACGGATGATCGGCATGCGCGTCTACAAGGTCGCCATGACCTGGCCGCTGGAACCCACCGGCCTTAGGGCCTTCGCCCGGGGGCTCGACGAAATCCTGGTGGTGGAGGAAAAACGCGGCCTGGTGGAAGATCAGCTCAAGGACGTCCTCTACGACTTGCCCGACGGTCTGCGGCCTCGAATTACGGGCAAGCGGGATGAACAGGGCAACTGGCAACTTCCGGCAACGCTGGAACTGTCACCGGCGCAGATCGCCCGCGTGGTCGCCCGCCGACTTCGACCCTACTACGTGGATGCGGACATGGAGCGCCGCCTGCGTCAGCTCAATGAGCGCGAGCAGGACGCCGACCGGAGCAACGGCGGTCATGTGCGCGTGCCACACTACTGCTCGGGCTGTCCGCACAGTCGCTCAACCAGGGTGCCAGACGGGAGTCGTGCCCTGGCGGGCATCGGCTGCCACTACATGGCGCAGTGGATCCAGCCGCGCACCGAGACGTTTACCCATATGGGCGCAGAGGGTGCCAACTGGCTCGGCCAGGCACCGTTCACCGACGAGCCCCATGTGTTCCAGAATCTCGGTGACGGCACCTACTTCCACTCCGGCATCCTGGCCATCCGCGCGGCCGTTGCCGCCGGGGTCAACATGACCTACAAGCTGCTTTGGAATGATGCCGTGGCCATGACTGGCGGGCAGGCAGTCGAGGGTAACCCCGACATCTACCGAGCGGTGGCGCAACTTCGGGCAGAGGGTGTGAGCCGCATCGAACTGCTCAGCGACGAATCCGGGCAGTTCGATCGCGGCCGCCTGCCAGCGGAGATCCAGCCGCGGGATCGTTCGGAGCTGGAAACCACGCAACAGCAGCTGCGTGAGACCACCGGCGTCAGCGTGCTGATTTACGTTCAGTCATGCGCCACGGAAAAGCGGCGCCGGCGCAAACGCGGCATGTTGCCGCAGGCACCTCGACGCGTGGTGATCAACGAAGCAGTCTGCGAGGGCTGCGGGGACTGCGGGAGACAATCCGGCTGCCTGTCCATCGTTCCCAAGGACACACCGTGGGGTCGCAAACGCGCCATCGACCAGTCCAGCTGCAATGCGGACTACAGCTGCATGGACGGTTTCTGCCCCAGTTTCGTCAGCCTGCGCGGCGCGGGCCTGCACAGCCCCGAGCGGCTCGATGCGTCGGTCCTCGGTCCGTTGCCAGAGCCGAAGCTACCCTCACTTGAGCGGCCATGGCGCATCCTGATTCCCGGCATCGGCGGCACCGGGGTGGTCACCACCTCGGCGCTGCTCGGCATGGCCGCCCACATCGACGGTCTGGCCAGTCGTACGCTGGACCAGGCGGGACTGGCCCAGAAGTTTGGCGCCGTCACCAGCCATGTGCAGATTGCCGCGCAATGCTCACAGTTACACGCCCCACGGGTCAGCGTCGGTCAGGCGGATCTTGTCATTGCCGCCGATCTGATGGTAGCGACGGGGCGCGACGCGCTGCTGGGCATGGACCCGACCCGCACCAGCGCAGTCGTGAATCACCATGAGTCCGTCACCGGCGCTTTCACCCAGGATGGCGACAAGGGTGTGCCGGTGTCCCTGCTGGAGCGCCGCCTGGGTGAATCCGTCCGCATTCTCTACACCCTGGATGTGAACCGCCTGACAGAGGCGCTGATGGGTGACACGGCGGCGAGCAACGTCTTTCTACTCGGCATCGCCTGGCAACTGGGCCTGATTCCTATTTCACGCAAGGCCCTGGAGGAAGCCATCCGCCTCAATGCCACCGCCGTGGAGCGCAACCTGGCCGCATTTCACTGGGGCCGCCAGGCAGCGCAACGCCCCGCGGAGGTTATGGCCACGGCCGGACTGAAAGAGAACCCCGGGGGCGACGAGGGTCTCGACGAGCGTCTGCGGCGGCATCGTGATCACCTCCTGGCGTATCAGAACGATGCGCTGGCGGATCGCCACGCACGCGTGGTCGACCGGGCGCGGCGCCTGGAGCAGCAACTGGTACCAGGCAGCGAGGCATTCACCATCGCCGTTGCGGAGGGGTATCTGCACCTGCTGGCGGTCAAGGACGAATACGAAGTCGCCCGCCAACTCAGCAGACCGGCATTCATCGCCGATCTGCGGCGGCAGTTCAGCGGTGGCAAGCTGGAGTTTCACCTGGCACCACCACTCATCAGCCGCCGTGATCCGGCCACGGGTCGACCTCGCAAACGAACATTCGGTGCCTGGCTACTGCCTGTACTGCGGCTCGTGGCCGCCGGCAGCAGGTTGCGCAACTCGTGGCTCGACCCGTTCCGCTACAGCACGGACCGACGCCTGGATCGGCGCCTGCTCGCAACCTACGAGCAATGGCTGGAGCGCCTGTTCGCCCAGACCACCACCGACACCCTCCCCATTGCCACGACCATTGCCGCACTGCCGCGGACCATTCGCGGCTTTGGCCCGGTCAGGGAGGCCGCAGCCGACTCGGCCCTGCGCGAGGCGGAACTGCTCTGGAGACGGTTCGAGCAGCCCTGCAGGCCGCAGGTCATCGACGCCAACACCGGCGGCAAGGTTGTTCGTTTCATTGCCCGGACCGGCTGA
- the def gene encoding peptide deformylase: MIRPLVTHPDPRLRQRSRTVDKFDDELRTLVDDMIDTMRDADGIGLAAVQIGVHLRVAVMEVGDSPLRVMINPQYEAIGEPMPLEEGCLSVPGVQEKGKARNNRLWVRAQDLDGKPYEFEAEGLEAACVQHECDHIDGKLYIDRLSPVRRQRVLRRYAALQKRGPDEDQERAGG; this comes from the coding sequence ATGATACGACCATTGGTAACACACCCGGACCCTCGGCTGCGCCAACGCTCGCGCACTGTCGACAAGTTCGATGATGAGCTGCGCACGCTGGTAGACGACATGATCGACACCATGCGGGATGCCGATGGGATCGGCCTTGCGGCCGTACAGATCGGCGTGCACCTGCGCGTGGCGGTGATGGAAGTCGGCGACAGCCCACTTCGGGTCATGATCAATCCGCAATACGAGGCAATCGGCGAACCCATGCCACTGGAGGAAGGGTGCCTGTCAGTGCCCGGTGTGCAGGAAAAGGGCAAGGCGCGGAATAACCGGCTGTGGGTGCGTGCCCAGGACCTGGACGGCAAGCCCTACGAATTCGAAGCGGAGGGGCTTGAAGCAGCCTGCGTTCAGCACGAGTGCGATCACATCGACGGCAAGCTGTACATCGATCGCCTCTCCCCCGTGCGTCGGCAACGCGTGCTTCGCCGCTATGCAGCCCTGCAAAAGAGGGGTCCTGACGAAGACCAGGAGCGGGCGGGCGGTTAA
- a CDS encoding LysR family transcriptional regulator yields MTSDTRISLDQWRAFVAVVDAGSFAAAAEQLHRTQSTVSHAVNKLQRTLGVEAFVLEGRRAVLTPVGRNLYKRAAGLLEEAARVERAAADLARGWEAGIRMAVEIIFPTWLLLRCLAQFAERRPETPIELYESVLGGTSELLLEGRVDLAIASRVPTGFLGDPLTRVRFLAAAAPSHPLHGLGRPVTRVDLRRHRHLLVRDSSSRRQPGLAREDTESRWTVSHKATSIRAACMGLGFAWYAEGMIREELESGLLKPLPLEHGAEQYAELYLVYADPESAGPGLRHLAGLLQEAVRDGAPSS; encoded by the coding sequence ATGACATCAGATACCCGCATCAGCCTTGATCAGTGGCGCGCCTTCGTCGCGGTGGTAGACGCGGGGAGCTTTGCCGCCGCTGCCGAGCAACTGCACCGCACCCAATCCACCGTCAGTCATGCGGTCAACAAACTGCAGCGCACCCTGGGTGTCGAAGCGTTTGTCCTGGAAGGTCGCAGGGCGGTGCTGACGCCCGTCGGGCGCAATCTTTACAAGCGGGCGGCGGGGCTGCTGGAGGAAGCCGCACGGGTCGAGCGGGCCGCAGCCGATCTGGCACGGGGCTGGGAAGCAGGGATTCGCATGGCGGTGGAGATCATCTTTCCCACCTGGCTGTTGCTGCGCTGCCTGGCACAGTTCGCCGAACGACGCCCCGAAACGCCCATCGAACTCTACGAATCCGTGCTTGGCGGCACCAGCGAGCTGTTACTGGAAGGGCGTGTCGACCTGGCCATAGCCTCTCGGGTGCCCACCGGCTTTCTCGGCGATCCCCTGACCCGGGTGCGGTTCCTGGCGGCAGCCGCACCCTCCCACCCGCTGCATGGCCTGGGTCGTCCCGTAACCCGGGTCGATCTGCGCCGCCATCGCCATCTGCTGGTGAGGGATTCCAGCAGTCGACGCCAGCCGGGCCTGGCCCGGGAAGACACGGAAAGCCGCTGGACCGTCAGCCACAAGGCGACGTCGATTAGGGCTGCCTGCATGGGCCTGGGCTTCGCCTGGTACGCCGAGGGCATGATTCGCGAAGAGCTGGAATCCGGCCTGCTCAAACCCCTGCCACTGGAGCACGGCGCCGAACAGTACGCCGAACTCTACCTGGTCTACGCCGATCCGGAGTCCGCCGGGCCAGGACTGCGCCACCTCGCCGGGCTGCTCCAGGAAGCGGTCAGGGACGGCGCGCCATCATCGTGA
- a CDS encoding pirin family protein has protein sequence MSGIIRELRGVIPSVPASDGAGVKLRRSLGSAQGARVDPFLMLDEFFSDNPDDYLAGFPAHPHRGFETVTYMLDGHMQHQDHMGNTGDLGPGGVQWMTAGRGIIHSEMPQQTEGRMRGFQLWLNLPASQKMKPAGYRDITADEIPEAKTAAGGMVRVIAGRISVDGQALAGAVNAEAGQWQTDPIYVDVRLQAGERAEIPVPRGHNAFLYLYDGEARLGEQEQALPQRASGLLTDGDVVRIVAGEQGANLLLLAARPLNEPVVQYGPFVMNTREEIEQALADYRDGRLAEPA, from the coding sequence ATGAGCGGCATTATTCGTGAATTGCGGGGCGTCATTCCCTCGGTGCCGGCGTCGGATGGTGCCGGCGTGAAACTGCGGCGCAGTCTTGGCTCGGCCCAGGGTGCCCGGGTTGATCCTTTTCTGATGCTGGACGAGTTCTTTTCCGACAACCCGGATGACTACCTGGCCGGCTTTCCGGCCCATCCGCACCGCGGATTCGAGACGGTGACCTATATGCTCGATGGTCACATGCAGCATCAGGATCACATGGGTAACACCGGTGATCTGGGGCCCGGTGGCGTGCAGTGGATGACCGCCGGTCGCGGCATCATCCACTCCGAGATGCCGCAGCAGACCGAGGGGCGGATGCGTGGCTTTCAGCTCTGGCTGAACCTGCCGGCGTCGCAGAAAATGAAGCCTGCCGGCTACCGTGACATTACCGCCGATGAAATTCCCGAGGCGAAAACGGCTGCTGGTGGAATGGTGCGGGTGATTGCCGGTCGCATCAGCGTGGATGGTCAGGCGCTGGCGGGTGCGGTGAATGCCGAAGCCGGCCAGTGGCAGACCGACCCCATCTATGTGGACGTGCGGCTGCAGGCGGGGGAGCGTGCCGAGATCCCGGTGCCGCGGGGTCACAATGCTTTCCTGTATCTCTACGACGGCGAGGCCCGTCTCGGGGAGCAGGAGCAGGCCTTGCCGCAACGGGCCAGTGGTCTGCTCACCGATGGCGACGTGGTGCGAATTGTCGCCGGAGAGCAGGGTGCCAACCTGCTGTTGCTGGCGGCACGGCCCCTGAACGAGCCGGTGGTGCAGTATGGCCCGTTCGTCATGAACACCCGGGAAGAAATCGAGCAGGCGCTCGCCGATTACCGGGATGGGAGACTCGCCGAGCCGGCATGA
- a CDS encoding FMN-dependent NADH-azoreductase — MSTLLQINSSLFSDEGQSSRLSNDFVARWREQNPEGQVIVRDLAAEPIPHLTAERLQAGLTAPEERTAEQQALAAEGDELIEELKQADVIALGLPMYNFSVPSTLKAWFDHVARAGTTFRYTEQGPVGLLENKTLYVFAARGGKYLGTSMDTQTDLVKHFFGLLGVTDVKFIHAEGLAMGDEIQQQALQAARDRIDSLAA; from the coding sequence ATGTCTACGCTGCTACAGATCAACAGTAGTCTCTTCTCCGATGAAGGTCAGTCCAGTCGTCTGTCCAACGATTTCGTGGCGCGCTGGCGTGAACAGAACCCGGAAGGCCAGGTCATCGTTCGGGATCTGGCTGCAGAGCCCATTCCGCATCTCACGGCTGAGCGGCTGCAGGCTGGTCTCACCGCGCCCGAGGAGCGTACGGCAGAGCAGCAGGCCCTGGCTGCCGAAGGTGATGAATTGATCGAGGAACTGAAGCAGGCTGACGTCATCGCCCTTGGTCTGCCCATGTACAACTTCTCCGTGCCGTCCACCCTGAAGGCATGGTTCGACCATGTTGCCCGGGCGGGGACCACGTTCCGCTACACGGAACAGGGCCCAGTCGGGTTGTTGGAGAACAAGACGCTCTATGTCTTTGCAGCTCGTGGCGGCAAGTATCTCGGCACGTCCATGGACACCCAGACAGATCTGGTCAAGCATTTCTTCGGTCTGCTCGGCGTCACTGACGTGAAGTTTATCCACGCTGAGGGTCTGGCCATGGGCGACGAAATACAGCAGCAGGCACTACAGGCTGCCAGGGACCGAATCGACTCGCTGGCAGCCTGA
- a CDS encoding GGDEF domain-containing protein: MEVLGITDELTGLYNRQYFMHRLAEEVERVRRYGGALTLISLALDNYEHMVANDGRNKADTALQQMAKALASRTRTSDIRARVEGGRLMIACVGTSLAQASWLADALRGALPAVSAPVSLPMTCSFGVTEMVDGDTAGALISRADKLLAEAIEDGGDAVIC, translated from the coding sequence TTGGAAGTCCTGGGGATTACCGATGAGCTGACCGGGCTCTATAACAGACAATACTTCATGCACCGGCTGGCCGAGGAGGTTGAACGCGTGCGACGCTACGGCGGCGCATTGACGTTGATTTCTCTTGCGCTGGACAACTACGAACACATGGTGGCCAACGACGGCCGCAACAAGGCTGACACCGCGTTGCAGCAGATGGCAAAGGCGCTTGCCAGCCGTACCCGTACTTCGGACATACGCGCGCGGGTGGAAGGTGGCCGGCTGATGATCGCCTGCGTCGGCACCAGCCTTGCCCAGGCCTCCTGGCTCGCCGATGCCCTGCGCGGCGCATTGCCGGCTGTGAGCGCGCCTGTTTCCCTGCCCATGACCTGCAGTTTCGGTGTCACTGAAATGGTGGATGGCGACACCGCCGGTGCGCTGATCTCCCGGGCCGACAAGCTGCTTGCCGAAGCCATCGAGGACGGCGGAGATGCCGTGATCTGTTGA